Proteins encoded in a region of the Cytobacillus pseudoceanisediminis genome:
- a CDS encoding SIS domain-containing protein: MRIEDYMQETPGKMKEIIQGADQLFAEVRNKEIDRVVVTGSGTSYHSGLQVQKLMQSVTGIRVDVYYPFAISRETFLGDSSKTLLIGVSQGGSSYSTYNAMKLAKDAGCMIASMAGQEKALIDEVADFILTVKCGEEKAGAKTKGFYTTKLNLTLFALQLARETNKITSAEYNAEIIELERSANQFLKTYEKSYQWIDANKERLSNAKEIRVIGTSEIYGDTLESALKLLETLRIPVTGYEFEEFIHGIYNAVNEDSTIIILDTGVEKRVKKMIEVLSDWTENIYVIGCESDENSRSLAAEFINHPYYKTYEYIIPIQLMCAIIPPLRGVDPSIPKDPKFHQKLGSKKLNN, encoded by the coding sequence ATGAGAATTGAAGATTACATGCAAGAAACCCCAGGGAAAATGAAGGAAATTATTCAAGGTGCAGATCAATTGTTTGCCGAAGTAAGAAATAAAGAAATTGACCGTGTGGTTGTTACCGGCTCCGGTACAAGCTATCATTCTGGTCTCCAAGTACAAAAGTTAATGCAGTCCGTAACGGGTATTCGTGTAGATGTCTATTATCCATTTGCTATTAGTAGAGAAACTTTCTTAGGGGATTCTTCCAAAACGCTATTAATTGGTGTATCACAAGGTGGAAGCAGTTACTCAACTTATAATGCAATGAAATTAGCAAAAGATGCAGGTTGTATGATAGCTTCGATGGCTGGGCAAGAAAAAGCATTAATTGATGAGGTAGCGGATTTTATCTTGACAGTTAAATGCGGTGAGGAAAAAGCAGGTGCAAAGACTAAAGGATTTTACACGACTAAGTTAAACCTGACTCTATTTGCACTGCAACTTGCAAGAGAAACAAATAAAATAACATCAGCAGAATATAATGCAGAAATCATTGAATTAGAGAGAAGCGCAAATCAGTTTTTGAAAACATACGAAAAGTCTTATCAATGGATTGATGCGAATAAGGAAAGATTATCTAATGCAAAAGAAATTCGAGTTATTGGGACAAGTGAAATCTATGGCGATACATTAGAAAGTGCCCTGAAGTTGTTAGAAACGCTGCGAATTCCGGTAACTGGCTACGAGTTCGAAGAATTTATTCATGGTATTTATAATGCGGTCAATGAAGATTCTACTATTATTATTTTAGATACTGGAGTAGAAAAACGAGTAAAGAAAATGATAGAGGTGCTATCTGATTGGACTGAAAATATCTATGTAATTGGATGTGAGTCTGATGAGAATTCTCGAAGCCTGGCTGCTGAGTTTATCAACCACCCCTATTATAAGACCTATGAATATATTATCCCGATTCAGTTAATGTGTGCAATAATTCCACCACTAAGGGGAGTGGATCCCAGTATTCCAAAAGATCCAAAGTTTCATCAGAAATTAGGAAGTAAAAAATTAAATAACTAA
- a CDS encoding phosphocarrier protein HPr, which yields MTEKIFTIVDKEGIHARPASLLVQTANKYSSDTSIEFNGSKGNLKSIMTIMTLGIHQGAKIKISTSGPDGNEALAAIEEVLKREGLGE from the coding sequence ATGACTGAAAAAATATTTACAATTGTAGATAAAGAAGGAATCCACGCACGCCCTGCATCACTATTGGTTCAAACAGCAAACAAGTACAGTTCTGACACTTCTATAGAGTTTAATGGAAGCAAGGGGAATTTAAAATCCATCATGACTATTATGACTTTAGGTATTCACCAAGGAGCAAAAATAAAAATAAGTACTTCAGGCCCTGATGGAAATGAAGCACTTGCTGCTATTGAGGAGGTATTGAAACGTGAAGGGTTGGGTGAATGA
- a CDS encoding IS1182 family transposase has translation MLSKHNPIQRDQIEMVALDELVPADHLVRKIEAAINFSFIYDLVKDKYSEKGRPSIDPVILIKLTFIQYTFGIRSMRQTIEELKTNMAYRWFLGYGFHDKVPHFSTFGKNYERRFKDTDLFEQIFYRILKTAAEKNLISAEHVFVDSTHVKASANKRKFEKKVVRKETRAYQERLQEEINQDREDHGKKPFPPDKFDKEEYKEIKESTTDPESGYYVKDERTKQFAYSFHAAADRNGFVLGAIVTPGNTHDSHILEPLVEQVIEKVSKPKAVAADAAYKTPAITSYLLKNDITPALPYTRPRTKEGFFRKHEYVYDEHFDCYICPTGEILKYTTTTKEGYRQYKSDPRICAGCPFLSQCTQSQAHQKLIQRHVWEEHVEEADHLRHHQDVKPIYEKRKETIERVFADAKEKHGMRWTTLRGLKKMSMQAMLTFAAMNLKKMANWTWQGPEMA, from the coding sequence ATGCTTTCAAAACATAATCCAATTCAACGGGATCAAATTGAAATGGTTGCTTTAGACGAACTTGTACCGGCGGACCATTTGGTCCGCAAAATTGAAGCGGCGATTAATTTCTCATTCATCTATGACTTGGTAAAAGATAAGTATTCAGAAAAAGGCCGCCCAAGTATTGACCCTGTAATATTAATTAAACTCACATTTATTCAATATACCTTCGGTATTCGCTCCATGCGTCAAACAATTGAAGAATTGAAAACGAATATGGCTTATCGATGGTTTTTAGGATATGGCTTTCACGATAAAGTTCCTCACTTCTCAACTTTCGGTAAAAATTATGAGCGCCGATTTAAAGACACCGATCTCTTTGAACAAATATTTTACCGAATCTTAAAAACCGCAGCTGAAAAGAATTTAATTAGTGCTGAACACGTTTTTGTAGATTCTACTCATGTAAAAGCGAGTGCAAATAAACGCAAATTTGAAAAGAAAGTTGTTCGAAAAGAAACCCGTGCTTATCAAGAACGCCTTCAAGAGGAGATTAACCAAGACCGCGAGGATCATGGAAAAAAGCCGTTTCCACCTGATAAGTTTGATAAAGAAGAATACAAAGAAATCAAGGAAAGTACAACAGATCCAGAGAGTGGCTACTATGTAAAAGATGAGCGTACAAAACAGTTCGCTTATTCTTTCCATGCGGCTGCAGACCGCAACGGCTTCGTGTTAGGCGCAATTGTAACCCCTGGTAACACGCATGATAGTCATATTTTAGAGCCATTGGTAGAACAAGTCATTGAGAAAGTTAGTAAACCAAAAGCTGTTGCGGCAGACGCAGCCTATAAAACACCTGCTATCACGAGCTACTTATTGAAAAACGACATCACACCTGCTTTACCTTACACACGACCTCGCACAAAAGAGGGTTTCTTCAGAAAACATGAGTATGTTTATGATGAGCATTTTGACTGTTACATTTGCCCAACTGGTGAGATATTAAAATATACTACAACTACAAAGGAAGGCTATCGTCAATATAAATCAGATCCTCGAATTTGTGCTGGATGCCCTTTCTTGTCTCAATGCACACAGAGTCAAGCACATCAAAAACTGATTCAACGTCATGTGTGGGAGGAACATGTGGAAGAAGCAGATCATCTTCGCCACCATCAAGACGTCAAACCGATCTATGAAAAACGCAAAGAAACAATTGAACGAGTATTCGCAGATGCAAAAGAAAAGCATGGCATGCGTTGGACAACCCTCAGGGGACTTAAAAAAATGTCGATGCAGGCGATGCTTACTTTCGCTGCCATGAATTTGAAGAAAATGGCCAACTGGACTTGGCAAGGTCCAGAAATGGCCTAA
- a CDS encoding IclR family transcriptional regulator, translating into MQTIDRAMQVIKVLSKNDTRMWISITDLSKECDLPVSTLHRLLQSMKQHGLIQQDPDLKLYSMGNTWLEYGLKMYDTFDFVGLIRPEMEKLMHEVEESVYFSKPIGLESLVVERIDCLNNPIRINDQLGIRIPLNIGAANKVLLANMPNSETVKVVNSLVPSEDRDSFIKLLSKVKRQGYGESHGEQTPGTSSVAAPIFDHANELLGAISIGYVNFNITEERQNCLIEKVIEYGLRISNKLGS; encoded by the coding sequence ATGCAGACAATCGATCGTGCCATGCAGGTAATCAAGGTTTTGTCTAAAAATGATACAAGAATGTGGATTTCCATTACAGATTTATCAAAGGAATGCGACTTGCCTGTCAGTACACTTCATCGGCTCCTGCAATCCATGAAGCAGCACGGGCTTATTCAGCAGGATCCAGATTTGAAACTATATTCTATGGGCAACACCTGGTTAGAATATGGACTTAAAATGTATGACACCTTTGATTTTGTTGGACTGATTCGCCCAGAGATGGAAAAATTAATGCATGAGGTGGAGGAGAGTGTGTATTTTAGCAAGCCAATTGGATTAGAATCACTAGTGGTTGAAAGAATTGATTGTCTCAACAATCCTATTCGAATTAATGATCAGCTGGGGATCCGAATTCCATTGAATATTGGGGCGGCCAACAAAGTGCTGTTAGCTAATATGCCAAACTCAGAGACTGTTAAAGTTGTTAATTCCTTAGTCCCGTCTGAGGATAGAGATTCGTTTATTAAACTATTAAGCAAAGTGAAAAGGCAGGGTTATGGGGAGAGTCATGGCGAACAAACGCCTGGAACCTCTTCTGTCGCTGCGCCTATTTTCGATCACGCCAATGAACTCCTGGGAGCCATAAGCATCGGATATGTTAATTTCAATATCACAGAAGAAAGACAAAACTGCTTAATCGAAAAAGTAATCGAATACGGCTTGCGAATTTCCAATAAATTAGGGAGTTAA
- a CDS encoding dimethylarginine dimethylaminohydrolase family protein: MYKKLNTVIVKHPKEAFISQEHLRSEWKKFNYISEPNYMKAQKEYEQFLSIIKKHVGHIKFLPVSEKVGLDSLYAHDPVKFTKKGAMILKSGKKLRQPEAGIYKEFLQEKNIPILGELTGDAIADGGDLVWLDDRTLLIGRGYRTNDEAIRQIKEMTKDIVDECIVVQLPHDQGEEECLHLMSFISIVDENLAVVYSRLMPVFLRQMLLERGFQLVEVPDDEYRRLGCNVLAVAPRICVIVSGNPQTKQGLLDAGATVYEYEGNEISYLGTGGPTCLTCPVERV; encoded by the coding sequence ATGTACAAAAAGCTAAACACTGTCATTGTAAAGCATCCAAAAGAAGCCTTTATCAGCCAGGAGCATTTAAGAAGTGAGTGGAAAAAGTTTAACTATATCAGTGAGCCGAATTATATGAAAGCCCAGAAGGAATACGAACAATTTCTATCCATAATCAAGAAGCATGTCGGCCATATTAAATTTCTGCCGGTTTCAGAAAAGGTGGGGCTGGATTCGCTTTATGCCCATGATCCCGTTAAATTTACGAAAAAAGGCGCAATGATTTTAAAATCAGGGAAAAAATTACGTCAGCCTGAAGCAGGAATTTATAAAGAATTTTTACAGGAAAAAAATATCCCCATTCTGGGAGAATTAACTGGTGATGCAATAGCTGACGGGGGAGATCTTGTTTGGCTGGATGACCGCACTTTATTAATTGGACGCGGTTATCGAACAAACGATGAGGCGATTCGCCAAATTAAAGAAATGACAAAGGATATAGTTGATGAATGTATAGTTGTCCAGCTCCCGCACGATCAAGGAGAAGAGGAGTGTCTTCACCTTATGTCATTTATAAGCATCGTGGATGAAAATCTTGCAGTGGTATATTCACGGCTTATGCCGGTATTTCTAAGACAGATGCTTCTGGAACGCGGCTTCCAGCTTGTTGAAGTACCGGACGATGAATACCGGCGGCTCGGCTGTAATGTACTGGCTGTTGCACCGCGCATTTGTGTAATTGTTTCCGGAAATCCTCAAACCAAACAGGGACTATTGGATGCAGGAGCGACTGTCTATGAATATGAAGGTAATGAAATTTCATATTTAGGCACTGGCGGGCCAACATGCCTCACATGTCCTGTGGAACGTGTTTAA
- a CDS encoding dimethylarginine dimethylaminohydrolase family protein, which produces MLRESASKSAQAAKMFHNTIVKRPGSTFINGLTTSDLGTPILEKALEQHDAYIEALKACGTEVTVLPRNDQFPDSTFVEDTAVLTAEFAVISNPGAEKRNGEIHEIEPAVKSFFDKIYYIKAPGTLDGGDVLQIEDHFYIGISSRTNQEGAEQLKQILKSQDYNATIVPLQKFFHLKTGIAYLGNQTIVAAGEFVNHPDFNTYQKIIVPPEEEYAANCIRVNDYIIVPSGYPQTKQKINEAGFQTIELDTSEFRKLDGGLSCLSLRF; this is translated from the coding sequence ATGTTAAGAGAATCAGCATCAAAATCAGCACAAGCTGCAAAAATGTTTCATAACACAATTGTAAAAAGACCCGGTTCAACTTTTATCAATGGATTAACAACATCTGACCTTGGAACACCTATTTTAGAAAAAGCATTAGAGCAGCATGATGCCTATATTGAAGCACTTAAAGCATGCGGTACAGAAGTAACTGTGCTTCCAAGAAATGATCAATTTCCGGATTCTACCTTTGTAGAAGATACAGCTGTTTTAACTGCAGAGTTCGCAGTTATTTCCAACCCTGGTGCGGAAAAAAGAAATGGCGAAATTCACGAAATAGAGCCGGCAGTCAAATCCTTCTTTGATAAGATCTACTATATTAAAGCGCCTGGAACACTTGACGGAGGCGATGTTTTACAAATCGAAGATCATTTTTACATCGGAATTTCTTCCCGGACAAACCAGGAAGGCGCCGAGCAGCTTAAACAAATATTAAAATCCCAAGACTATAATGCTACCATCGTTCCATTACAGAAATTCTTCCACCTGAAAACTGGAATAGCTTATTTAGGCAACCAAACGATTGTCGCTGCAGGAGAATTTGTCAACCACCCGGATTTCAATACCTATCAAAAAATTATTGTTCCTCCTGAAGAGGAATATGCAGCAAATTGCATTCGCGTCAATGACTATATCATCGTCCCGTCCGGCTACCCGCAAACAAAGCAAAAAATTAATGAGGCGGGATTCCAGACGATTGAACTTGATACATCTGAGTTCCGTAAACTTGATGGCGGTTTAAGCTGTTTGTCACTGCGTTTTTAA
- a CDS encoding M20 family metallopeptidase: MTQLRWGTPDALRRLLCEVVSWKSMTLTEGEREFSFKVTAKLKELTYFRENPDHLGLHDADLGRRFVTALYKHPDATETIVLISHFDTVNTEEYGDLQEYAHLPEELTKLLHSRADELPEEARQDLLSGEFLFGRGTMDMKMGLVMHMGLLEKATVERWPINLILLTVPDEEVNSSGMRAAVQKLLELKEKHQLTYKLFLNGEPVFTQEPGDRNYYVYSGSIGKIMPAALFYGKETHVGEPLSGITAPYIASFLTQRMEWNTALQESEKGEQTPLPVTLQQKDLRLEYSAQTPYRSAALYNVFLMKRNAGEIMDIFEKVALKAAHICNEAYKEICSEQNVSPVGEVRVLRYEELEKHAIRKFGAAFVAGIKDYVQKKAEWDDREKSIRIADALIIKCQELTPAIVLLYAPPYYPAVNSSEDELVAECIEYVKQQGFEKFGLPVNQVHYFNGISDLSYVNYQDAGDGWIVFKENTPVWCSSYSIPFDEMTKLQAPVLNVGPFGKDAHKRTERLHIKSAFEEVPALVEGMVKMLAKKHLMVSGATS, translated from the coding sequence ATGACACAGCTAAGGTGGGGAACCCCAGATGCATTGCGCAGGTTATTGTGTGAAGTAGTAAGCTGGAAAAGCATGACACTTACGGAGGGAGAGCGTGAATTTTCTTTTAAGGTGACAGCGAAGCTCAAGGAGTTGACCTATTTTCGGGAGAATCCTGATCACTTGGGGCTCCATGATGCCGATTTAGGCCGTCGGTTTGTAACCGCTTTATATAAACACCCTGATGCCACGGAAACGATCGTGTTAATCAGCCATTTTGATACAGTAAATACCGAAGAATATGGCGATCTTCAGGAGTACGCGCATCTCCCGGAGGAATTGACGAAATTGCTTCATTCCAGGGCAGATGAGCTTCCGGAAGAAGCCAGGCAGGATCTTCTCTCGGGAGAGTTCTTATTTGGCAGGGGCACGATGGATATGAAAATGGGGCTTGTCATGCATATGGGATTATTAGAAAAAGCTACTGTTGAACGCTGGCCTATTAATCTAATTTTGCTGACGGTTCCTGACGAAGAAGTGAATTCATCCGGAATGCGGGCAGCTGTTCAGAAACTTTTAGAATTGAAGGAAAAACATCAGCTCACCTATAAGCTTTTCTTGAATGGGGAACCGGTATTTACGCAGGAACCGGGTGACAGAAACTATTATGTGTATTCAGGCTCTATTGGTAAAATCATGCCGGCCGCACTCTTTTATGGAAAAGAAACGCATGTGGGGGAACCGCTCAGCGGTATAACAGCGCCTTATATTGCCTCGTTTTTAACACAAAGAATGGAGTGGAATACAGCGCTGCAGGAATCAGAGAAGGGAGAGCAGACTCCGCTTCCGGTGACACTGCAGCAAAAGGATCTTCGTCTGGAGTATTCCGCGCAAACACCTTATCGTTCAGCGGCTTTGTACAATGTATTTTTAATGAAACGGAATGCCGGTGAAATCATGGATATATTCGAAAAGGTAGCGCTAAAAGCAGCTCATATCTGCAATGAAGCCTATAAAGAAATCTGCAGTGAACAGAATGTATCTCCCGTAGGTGAGGTGCGTGTGCTGCGCTATGAAGAACTGGAAAAGCATGCTATTCGAAAATTTGGTGCAGCTTTTGTTGCGGGCATCAAAGACTACGTACAGAAAAAAGCGGAATGGGATGACCGGGAGAAATCTATCCGAATTGCTGATGCGTTAATCATTAAGTGTCAGGAGCTGACACCCGCAATCGTTCTGCTTTATGCACCGCCTTATTATCCGGCAGTCAATTCCTCTGAGGATGAGCTGGTCGCAGAATGCATCGAATACGTTAAACAACAAGGCTTTGAAAAGTTTGGACTGCCTGTTAACCAAGTACACTATTTTAATGGGATTAGCGATTTAAGCTACGTCAATTATCAGGATGCTGGTGACGGCTGGATCGTATTTAAAGAAAACACGCCGGTTTGGTGCAGCAGCTACAGTATTCCATTCGATGAAATGACAAAGCTCCAGGCACCGGTACTAAACGTAGGCCCATTCGGAAAAGACGCTCACAAACGAACCGAACGACTTCACATCAAAAGCGCGTTCGAAGAAGTACCTGCCCTTGTAGAAGGGATGGTCAAAATGCTGGCAAAAAAGCATCTAATGGTGTCAGGCGCAACTAGTTGA
- a CDS encoding amino acid permease: MVEQDGQKNQLNRSMKRRHLFMLSLGGVIGTGLFLNAGYTINQAGAGGALIGYLFGGVILYLVMVCLGELAVYMPVTGSFQTYASKFISPSAGFSLGWMYFIGSATTAGVEFTAAGILMKRWFPDISVWVWCAIFILLLFALNALTTRGFAEAEYWFSGIKVVAVIFFIIIGFSAILGIIPLADRPAPYMEHLAPKGLFPAGIAIVFVTMMNVIFSYQGSELIGIAAGESEEPQKNIPRAIRNVIFRIIIFYIASIIILSAIFPTQELGILESPFVTLMDLAGIPFAPDIMNFVILTAILSVGNSCIYASTRLLWAMAHDGMAPKVFGKLSKRKVPFTALVFTMIFSLLSLLTSVFAAETVFVLLMSIAGISVTISWMGIALSQFMFRRKYIKAGGKVEDLKYKVPFYPIIPLICIIFCVSILVFLAFDPTQLAGLLIGIGFLLVSYIFYYFKNRKTDKVRSNNEIGA; this comes from the coding sequence ATGGTAGAGCAAGATGGTCAGAAGAATCAATTAAACCGGTCGATGAAGCGCCGTCATTTGTTTATGCTTTCTTTGGGTGGAGTAATCGGGACCGGATTGTTTTTAAACGCCGGCTACACGATCAATCAAGCGGGGGCAGGAGGGGCTTTAATCGGGTATTTATTCGGTGGGGTCATTTTGTATCTTGTCATGGTTTGCCTGGGGGAGCTTGCTGTGTACATGCCAGTTACGGGATCGTTCCAGACCTATGCCAGTAAATTCATTAGTCCTTCGGCTGGTTTCTCATTAGGCTGGATGTATTTCATTGGATCGGCAACCACAGCTGGAGTAGAATTTACGGCTGCCGGAATTTTGATGAAACGCTGGTTTCCGGATATCTCCGTATGGGTATGGTGTGCAATATTCATCCTTCTTTTATTCGCACTCAATGCCTTAACAACAAGGGGCTTTGCTGAGGCGGAATATTGGTTTTCCGGCATTAAAGTTGTAGCTGTGATCTTCTTTATTATTATAGGCTTCAGTGCCATCCTGGGCATCATACCACTGGCGGACAGGCCGGCGCCATATATGGAACATTTAGCTCCTAAAGGCCTTTTCCCTGCTGGAATCGCCATCGTGTTTGTAACGATGATGAATGTTATATTTTCCTATCAGGGATCTGAATTAATCGGGATTGCGGCCGGAGAGAGCGAGGAGCCTCAAAAGAATATTCCTCGTGCGATTCGAAATGTCATATTTAGAATCATCATTTTTTATATTGCTTCTATTATTATATTATCCGCCATATTTCCAACACAAGAGCTCGGAATATTAGAAAGCCCGTTTGTAACCTTAATGGACCTGGCTGGAATTCCATTTGCCCCTGATATCATGAATTTTGTTATCTTAACAGCTATTTTATCTGTAGGAAACTCTTGTATTTATGCTTCGACCCGCTTACTTTGGGCGATGGCTCATGATGGAATGGCACCAAAAGTTTTTGGAAAACTCTCAAAACGGAAGGTGCCGTTCACTGCTCTAGTATTCACCATGATATTTTCACTTTTATCATTACTCACAAGCGTGTTTGCTGCTGAAACCGTGTTTGTATTATTAATGTCCATTGCTGGTATTTCTGTTACCATATCATGGATGGGAATCGCGCTCTCTCAATTCATGTTCCGGCGTAAATATATAAAAGCAGGCGGAAAGGTAGAGGATCTAAAATACAAAGTCCCATTCTACCCAATCATCCCTCTGATTTGTATTATATTCTGTGTCTCTATTCTAGTATTCCTGGCCTTTGATCCAACTCAGCTGGCAGGACTGCTTATCGGAATAGGATTCCTGCTTGTCAGCTATATATTCTATTACTTCAAAAATCGAAAGACAGATAAAGTTCGTTCCAATAATGAGATTGGTGCGTGA
- the fdhA gene encoding formaldehyde dehydrogenase, glutathione-independent, which translates to MAGNRAVIYRGAGRVAVEDISYPDLILRDGPGVNPLNVGRKCEHGVILKVITTNICGSDQHMVRGRTTAPEGLVLGHEITGEVIEVGRDVEFIKKGDLVSVPFNIACGRCRSCKERNTHICENINPDRPGSAYGYVDMGGWIGGQSEYVMVPYADFQLLKFPDKEQAMEKILDLTMLSDIFPTGYHGAVSAGVKPGSTVYVAGAGPVGLAAAHSAQLLGASVVIVGDLNSERLAQARSFGCETVNLKEHPNLGEQIEQILGIPEVDCAIDCVGFEAHGHGAGAGEAPAAVLNSIMEVTRAGGRLGIPGLYVTGDPGAIDNDAKSGTLKVRLGLGWAKAHTFVTGQTPVMNYHRDLMMAILNEKAQIAKAVNATLISLDQAPAAYTEFDQGASKKFVIDPHGIFNK; encoded by the coding sequence ATGGCAGGAAACAGAGCAGTAATCTACAGGGGTGCAGGACGGGTAGCCGTGGAAGATATTAGCTATCCGGATTTGATTCTAAGAGACGGACCCGGAGTAAATCCTTTAAATGTCGGCCGTAAGTGTGAACATGGGGTAATTCTAAAAGTCATTACGACCAATATTTGCGGAAGCGATCAGCATATGGTTCGCGGCCGGACGACTGCTCCTGAGGGACTCGTTCTCGGCCATGAAATCACGGGTGAAGTCATTGAGGTTGGACGCGATGTTGAATTTATCAAAAAAGGAGATCTTGTATCCGTTCCATTTAATATTGCTTGTGGCCGCTGCCGCAGTTGTAAAGAACGCAACACGCATATTTGTGAGAACATTAACCCGGATCGTCCCGGATCCGCTTATGGTTATGTAGATATGGGCGGATGGATTGGAGGCCAATCCGAGTATGTAATGGTACCCTATGCAGACTTCCAATTACTGAAATTTCCAGATAAAGAACAAGCCATGGAGAAAATTCTTGACTTAACGATGCTTTCCGATATCTTTCCAACCGGTTATCATGGTGCGGTAAGCGCTGGCGTGAAGCCCGGTTCTACAGTATATGTTGCTGGAGCTGGACCAGTCGGCTTGGCTGCTGCCCATTCTGCTCAACTTCTTGGTGCCTCTGTCGTTATCGTTGGTGATTTGAATAGCGAGCGACTTGCCCAAGCCAGAAGTTTCGGCTGTGAAACGGTTAACCTAAAAGAACATCCAAATCTGGGGGAACAAATTGAACAAATTTTAGGAATTCCAGAAGTGGATTGCGCAATTGACTGTGTAGGCTTTGAAGCCCACGGACATGGTGCTGGAGCAGGTGAAGCTCCAGCAGCTGTATTAAACTCGATAATGGAAGTAACACGTGCCGGAGGACGGCTGGGTATACCAGGTCTATATGTTACTGGTGATCCGGGTGCGATCGATAATGATGCGAAAAGCGGAACATTGAAGGTCCGTTTGGGGCTCGGCTGGGCAAAAGCACATACCTTTGTGACTGGTCAAACACCCGTTATGAACTATCACCGTGACTTAATGATGGCTATTCTAAACGAAAAAGCACAAATCGCCAAAGCTGTAAATGCAACGTTGATTTCATTAGACCAGGCACCAGCAGCATATACCGAATTTGATCAGGGTGCTTCCAAGAAATTTGTTATTGACCCTCACGGGATATTTAATAAATAA
- a CDS encoding winged helix-turn-helix transcriptional regulator, which produces MDDLRSEVRKKIENREFNCEKELTLSLISGKWKITIIYYLGTEGTLRFSEIKRLFPKITHKVLTTQIRELEEDGIVHRKVFPEVPPRVEYSLTELGQSLMPVILMMYDWGKENIKTFIK; this is translated from the coding sequence ATGGATGACTTGCGGAGCGAAGTGAGGAAGAAAATTGAAAATAGAGAATTTAATTGTGAAAAAGAATTGACATTATCCCTTATTAGCGGCAAGTGGAAAATAACGATTATATACTATTTAGGAACTGAAGGGACTTTACGATTCAGTGAAATTAAGCGTCTGTTTCCAAAAATCACCCACAAGGTATTGACAACTCAGATTAGAGAATTAGAGGAAGATGGGATAGTTCATCGGAAAGTTTTCCCGGAAGTCCCGCCTAGAGTGGAATATTCATTAACAGAATTAGGGCAAAGCTTAATGCCGGTTATTTTAATGATGTACGATTGGGGGAAAGAAAATATAAAAACATTCATAAAATAG
- a CDS encoding MFS transporter — MIPGSWRALGWIGLAELCALSLWFSASVIAPELIQVWNLSSSSEAWLSASVPIGFVMGALVSSYFGIADRFNPRKVLAVSAFLGALLNALLLLADQAFFGILLRILTGVSLAGVYPTAVKILSQWFPKKRGLAVGILIAALTLGSSLPHFIVIFSSSLNWQLVIICSSILALLAAVIVNWVLTDAPVTTKKLPFSFKLIKKVVSNKPVMLANYGYFGHMWELYAMWTWIPIFLTASFTSYSPGIPPWFIALSSFIIIGIAGGLAV; from the coding sequence ATGATTCCAGGTTCATGGAGAGCGTTAGGATGGATTGGATTAGCTGAATTATGCGCATTAAGCTTGTGGTTTAGTGCTTCTGTTATAGCCCCTGAACTGATTCAAGTATGGAATCTTAGCTCCAGCTCAGAAGCATGGCTGTCTGCTTCTGTCCCAATTGGCTTTGTAATGGGTGCATTAGTTAGTTCATATTTTGGGATAGCAGATCGTTTTAATCCCCGAAAGGTTCTTGCCGTTTCAGCGTTTCTGGGTGCGCTATTGAATGCCTTGCTTTTATTGGCAGATCAGGCTTTTTTCGGTATTCTGCTTAGGATATTAACCGGTGTATCACTCGCTGGTGTATACCCGACAGCTGTTAAAATATTATCTCAATGGTTTCCGAAAAAACGCGGGCTTGCAGTTGGTATCTTAATAGCCGCCTTAACTCTAGGGTCCTCTTTGCCACATTTTATTGTTATATTCTCTTCTTCTTTAAATTGGCAATTAGTGATTATTTGCAGTTCAATATTGGCTCTCCTGGCAGCTGTAATTGTCAATTGGGTTTTAACAGATGCTCCAGTAACAACGAAAAAATTACCTTTCTCTTTTAAATTAATAAAAAAGGTAGTTTCGAATAAACCAGTAATGCTTGCGAACTACGGTTATTTTGGGCATATGTGGGAATTGTATGCGATGTGGACGTGGATTCCCATCTTTTTGACTGCTAGTTTTACAAGCTATTCTCCAGGGATTCCTCCCTGGTTCATTGCATTGTCCTCTTTTATTATTATCGGAATTGCAGGGGGATTGGCTGTGTAG